GGTCCACCGCGTCCAGCAGGTCATACACCCGCCAGCGCCAGCGTTTGCGGCGGTGGGTGGCGGGCGGGGGGACCGGCACGTGCCGCACATCCACCGCGTCGGCCAGAATCTCGGCGCGCAGCGGGGCCTTAAGCGCCCCCTCGGTCAGCACGTCCACCCGGCGGCCCAGCAGGACCTCGAAGACTTCCCTGGCCCGCATCAGATCCAGCAGGCCCGCCTCGCCCGCGAAGTCCACCAGCAGGTCGATGTCGGCGGAGTGGTCAGCCTCGCCCCGCGCCACCGAGCCGAACACCCGCACGCGCGTGACCCCCACGGCCCGCCACTGCGCCTCGCCGGCACGCAACAGGCCCGCGATGGTGGGCAGGCGCAGGTCGGGAAAGAGGGCGGGAGGCGGGGTCACCACACCGGGGAAGATAGAGCCGCCAGGCTTCCCACACCTGAGAAACCCCTGCTCCAGAGCACGCTCCCACCCGCAGGGGGAAGCGCGGTCCTCCCGTGGGCGCTTAAACTGCCTGTCAGGTTCTCCCGTCGCCGCGTTTCAGCGCCTGCCCCTGCGCTCCTGGAGGTTTTCCATGCGTTCTGCTCGTGCTCCCCTGCTTCTGTGTGTCGCCGCCCTGTGGTCCGCCGCCAGCGCACAACTCGGGCCGGAACTGCGGGACGCGGCGGACACCGGGAATGTCGCCCTGATTCGCCAGCTGCTGGCCCAGGGCGCGGACGTGAACGCGGCCAGCAGCGCCACCGGCTGGACCCCGCTGATGCTGGCCGTCTACAAGAACCGCGTGGAGGCCGCGCGGCTCCTGCTGGACAACGGCGCGGACGCCCGGCTCCGCAACCGGGATGGGCAGACCGCGCTGGACCTCGCCAACCTCTTCAGCAGCATTGACCCCCAGCTCAAGGCGCTGCTCCAGAGTGCGGTACAGGGCACCTATGCCCGGCGGCCAACTCAGGTCGTGGCGGTGACGCCCCGCAGTGCGGTCGCCACGCCTGCCCCGGCCCCAGTTGCTCCTACCACCGGGCCAGTGCCCGCTCCGGCCCGCCCCGCGCAGGAACCGGTGGTGGGGCCAGCGGTCCCGGCGGCCACCGGGGTCCGTCCGGCTCCGGGCCGCTACCAGGCCACCGTGACCAACCAGAAGGGCCAGCGCATCATGTTCACGGTGAACGCGGCAGGAGAACTGGCGGACGTGCGCTGGGAAGGCACCTACCGCTGCAAAAGTGGCCGCAGCCGGACGGAAGGCTACACCGCCCCCGGCACCCTGCCTGTCGCAAACGGCGTCTTCAACGGCGCACTGAACGAGCCGAAGGGCCGGATGTGGTTCGGGCTGACCGGGAGCTTCACGGCCCCCGGCAAGGTGTCCGGCATGCTGCGCGTCGCCTACGCGGGCGGCGAGTGCGACACGTTCCGCATGGAATTCACCGCCACGAGAGTCTGAAGTGGGGACGGTCTATGTCACCATGCTTCCCGGATGATTGTCGCCATCGGACACGACCTGATTGAAATCGAGCGCATTCGGGGGATGCTCGCGCGGGAGGGGAAACGGGCGGAGAAGCTGTTCGCACCGACCGAACTCGCCTACTGCGCCCGGCTGGCCGACCCCGCCCCCTCCCTGGCGGCCCGCTTCGCCGCGAAGGAGGCGTTTCAGAAGGTCTGGCCGCGCCCCCACGGCTGGCGCGACGTGTGGGTGGAGCGGGAGCGCACGCCGGACGGCCCCTTTCCCTTCGCGCCGCCGGTGCTGGGCTTCGCGCCCGAGATTGCGACCGAGATGGAAGAACGCGGCTGGGTGGCCCACCTGACCCTGACGCACACCAAGGAACACGCCTCAGCCGTCGTGGTGCTGGAGGCGCGGTGATTCGCCTCATCGCCACGGACCTCGACGGCACGCTGCTGCGCCCCGACCTGACCGTGAGCGCCCGGACGCGGGCGGCCCTGGCCGCGGCGCGGGCCGCCGGAATCCAGGTGGTCCCGGTGACGGCCCGGCAGCCGCGAGGGGTCCGGCCCATCGCGGAGGCCGCGGGCTTTGCCGACTACGCCCTGTGCGGCAACGGCGCGCACGGCGTTCACCTGGGCACGGGCGAGACGCTCTTCGAGGCCCACGTGCCGGAGGCGGTGCAGCGGGCCGTGGCGGAAGCCCTCGCCGCGCGGGTGCCCGGCGTGCTGTTCGTCAGTGTGCGCGAGGGCGGCGAGGTCTTTGTGGCGCAGGACGGCTACGCGGCCATCGCCCACTTCGAGGACCACAAGCGCGAGCCGGGCGAGATGGGCACCTTCACCCTGGACGACGTGCTGGCCCGCCCCAGCCTGAAGTTCATCGTGCGGCACGCGGCCCTCACGCCGCGCGAACTGCTGGCCGAGGTGCGGGCGCTGGGGCTGGGCGGCTTCGCGGTCACGCATTCCGGCGCGCCCTTTCTGGAGGTGCTGGCCGAGGGCGTCAGCAAGGCGTGGGGCCTGGAGCGGCTCTGCGCGCGGCTGGGCATCGCGCGGGAG
Above is a genomic segment from Deinococcus carri containing:
- a CDS encoding HepT-like ribonuclease domain-containing protein; protein product: MTPPPALFPDLRLPTIAGLLRAGEAQWRAVGVTRVRVFGSVARGEADHSADIDLLVDFAGEAGLLDLMRAREVFEVLLGRRVDVLTEGALKAPLRAEILADAVDVRHVPVPPPATHRRKRWRWRVYDLLDAVDRVTAYTQAHTLTTFLADERTRDAVLHNLTRLGETTKFIPQSVQEGTPEVPWALLREVRNLVAHDYFGIDPALVWHTARVELPALRPALQALADGGEDVERGL
- a CDS encoding ankyrin repeat domain-containing protein, which translates into the protein MRSARAPLLLCVAALWSAASAQLGPELRDAADTGNVALIRQLLAQGADVNAASSATGWTPLMLAVYKNRVEAARLLLDNGADARLRNRDGQTALDLANLFSSIDPQLKALLQSAVQGTYARRPTQVVAVTPRSAVATPAPAPVAPTTGPVPAPARPAQEPVVGPAVPAATGVRPAPGRYQATVTNQKGQRIMFTVNAAGELADVRWEGTYRCKSGRSRTEGYTAPGTLPVANGVFNGALNEPKGRMWFGLTGSFTAPGKVSGMLRVAYAGGECDTFRMEFTATRV
- a CDS encoding 4'-phosphopantetheinyl transferase superfamily protein; the encoded protein is MIVAIGHDLIEIERIRGMLAREGKRAEKLFAPTELAYCARLADPAPSLAARFAAKEAFQKVWPRPHGWRDVWVERERTPDGPFPFAPPVLGFAPEIATEMEERGWVAHLTLTHTKEHASAVVVLEAR
- a CDS encoding Cof-type HAD-IIB family hydrolase; the protein is MRLIATDLDGTLLRPDLTVSARTRAALAAARAAGIQVVPVTARQPRGVRPIAEAAGFADYALCGNGAHGVHLGTGETLFEAHVPEAVQRAVAEALAARVPGVLFVSVREGGEVFVAQDGYAAIAHFEDHKREPGEMGTFTLDDVLARPSLKFIVRHAALTPRELLAEVRALGLGGFAVTHSGAPFLEVLAEGVSKAWGLERLCARLGIAREEVLAFGDAPNDAEMLAWAGRGVAMGNAEPEALEVADEVTRTNAQDGVALVIERVLREQAHCLT